From the genome of Haemophilus parainfluenzae, one region includes:
- the mglB gene encoding galactose/glucose ABC transporter substrate-binding protein MglB, translating to MKKTAVLSAVALAIGLGSATSGFAADNRIGVTIYKYDDNFMSLMRKEIDKEAKALGGIELLMNDSQNAQSIQNDQVDGLLSKGVKALAINLVDPAAASTVINKAKQDDIPVVFFNKDPGAKAIGSYDHAYYVGTDPKESGLIQGDLIAKQWKAMPALDLNKDGKIQYVLLKGEPGHPDAEARTKYVIEQLNAKGIPTEQLFIDTGMWDAAMAKDKVDAWLSSSKANEIEMIISNNDGMALGALEATKAHGKKLPIFGVDALPEVLQLIKKGEIAGTVLNDGVNQGKAVVQLSANLANGKAATEGTKWKLENRVVRIPYVGVDKDNLSEFLK from the coding sequence ATGAAAAAAACAGCAGTATTAAGTGCGGTCGCTTTAGCAATCGGTTTAGGTTCAGCAACTTCAGGTTTCGCAGCCGATAACCGTATTGGTGTTACCATTTATAAATATGATGACAACTTCATGTCATTAATGCGTAAAGAAATCGATAAAGAAGCGAAAGCCCTTGGTGGCATTGAGTTATTGATGAATGACTCTCAAAATGCACAATCTATTCAAAACGACCAAGTAGATGGTTTGCTTTCTAAAGGTGTAAAAGCCCTAGCCATTAACTTAGTGGACCCAGCTGCAGCATCAACTGTTATCAACAAAGCGAAACAAGATGACATTCCTGTTGTTTTCTTCAATAAAGACCCTGGTGCAAAAGCAATCGGTAGCTATGATCACGCTTACTATGTGGGTACCGATCCGAAAGAATCAGGTTTAATCCAAGGGGATTTAATTGCAAAACAATGGAAAGCAATGCCAGCCTTAGACTTAAACAAAGACGGTAAAATCCAATATGTATTATTAAAAGGTGAACCAGGTCACCCAGATGCTGAAGCACGTACTAAATATGTGATTGAGCAATTAAATGCGAAAGGTATTCCAACCGAGCAATTATTTATTGATACCGGTATGTGGGATGCAGCAATGGCTAAAGATAAAGTGGATGCATGGTTATCTAGCTCTAAAGCTAACGAAATTGAAATGATTATTTCAAACAATGACGGTATGGCATTAGGTGCATTAGAAGCAACCAAAGCACACGGTAAAAAATTACCAATCTTTGGTGTGGATGCATTACCAGAAGTACTTCAATTAATTAAGAAAGGTGAAATTGCTGGTACTGTGTTAAACGATGGTGTTAACCAAGGTAAAGCAGTTGTTCAACTTTCTGCAAACCTTGCTAACGGTAAAGCAGCAACAGAAGGTACAAAATGGAAATTAGAAAACCGTGTTGTACGTATTCCTTATGTTGGTGTGGATAAAGATAACCTAAGTGAATTCTTAAAATAA
- a CDS encoding substrate-binding domain-containing protein, whose protein sequence is MPTIRDVAELACVSVATVSRVINHSPSVSEKTRYSVQRAMEVLNYQPNANAQALAVQNTDTIGVVVTDVTDPFFAILVKSVDKVAEEHQKTILIGIGYHHAEKEREAIDTLLRKRCSCLVVHSKALSDEELQHYLENVPGMVVINRVISGYENRCVSLDNRQGTYLATEMLIRYGHKHIAYIGSNHGILDETERKEGYLAALRDHHFPIVEQAIVHNSPDFEGGEKAMIDLLSYNSNLTAVVAYNDTMAAGAISVLNENNIKVPKQFSIVGFDDMPIARYLIPKLTTIRYPIDLMANYAAKLALSLVDSSIVTPTVVQFNPTLVRRFSVENAMKP, encoded by the coding sequence ATGCCTACAATTCGAGATGTTGCTGAATTAGCTTGCGTGTCGGTTGCCACTGTTTCCCGGGTTATTAATCACTCTCCCTCCGTAAGTGAAAAAACCCGTTATTCAGTTCAACGCGCAATGGAGGTTTTAAATTATCAACCCAATGCAAACGCACAAGCTCTGGCGGTACAAAATACTGATACCATTGGCGTGGTGGTTACTGATGTAACGGATCCATTCTTTGCTATCTTGGTCAAATCAGTCGATAAAGTGGCTGAAGAGCATCAAAAAACGATTTTGATCGGTATTGGATACCACCATGCAGAAAAAGAGCGTGAAGCTATTGATACCTTGCTACGCAAGCGTTGTAGCTGCCTGGTTGTTCATTCCAAAGCCCTTTCTGACGAAGAGTTACAACATTATTTAGAAAATGTACCCGGTATGGTTGTAATTAACCGTGTGATTTCAGGTTATGAAAATCGTTGCGTCAGTCTTGATAACCGCCAAGGTACCTATCTAGCGACTGAAATGCTGATTCGTTATGGTCATAAGCACATCGCCTACATTGGATCTAATCACGGTATTTTAGATGAAACCGAACGTAAAGAAGGTTATTTGGCCGCTTTAAGAGATCATCACTTTCCTATTGTCGAACAAGCCATTGTGCATAATTCGCCTGATTTTGAAGGCGGTGAAAAAGCCATGATTGATTTATTGAGCTACAACTCTAACTTAACAGCGGTTGTAGCCTATAACGATACGATGGCAGCGGGCGCAATTTCCGTTTTAAATGAAAACAATATCAAAGTGCCGAAACAGTTTTCCATTGTAGGCTTTGATGATATGCCAATTGCTCGATATTTGATTCCGAAGCTCACCACTATTCGCTATCCAATTGATTTAATGGCAAATTATGCGGCGAAACTGGCTTTGAGCTTAGTTGATTCGTCTATTGTCACACCGACTGTTGTCCAATTTAATCCAACCTTGGTGAGACGTTTTTCTGTAGAAAATGCAATGAAACCGTGA